Genomic segment of Arachis stenosperma cultivar V10309 chromosome 4, arast.V10309.gnm1.PFL2, whole genome shotgun sequence:
CTTTTGAAATTAGTTAGTCGTTGTGAATATCTGAGCTGTGATTGAACTTAGATGCTGTTGTGAATTATTAATTAGTGTAAtttattaaactgaaatatgCCCAGTTAATTATTGAACAGCTGTTGAATAGATAATTGATGAATTTAGTTTGGATTGCTGCTGCGAATAATTGGTTTTGTTGTTATGAGAGACTAATTGATAGAAATAAGCTTAGTTTGAGATTGTGAAATTTGGATTATTGAACTCAGGTTAAGGCTGTGAATGTCTTTGGGCTTCGTTGTGAGTTTGAAGTTGTAATTGATATTGTTTCCTCTGAtatggatggaattgttgaaaagTTCTGACTCTACGTGATTATACTGAATTAGTTGAGTTGTGTGGCTGAAATTATGATTGGAAATGATTGAGATTTTTGATTGGAACTTTggttgaatttgttgattttgtGAGATTGAATTATAAATTGTTTGATGAGAGATTATTGTGATTTCGGTATTTGATGGGTCAAATTGAAACTATTGCTGGAGTTGGTTTATTGTAATGGGTTTAGTTAGTGATTAATTGAAGTTGGGCTTAAGGAATAATTGGAAGATTGAATCTTAAAATGTTGAACTAGTTGCTGAAAATCTGATTTTGAGATTAAAAGATGACTTTGGAAGTGAATCATCGGAATTGCGTGGAACTAAGTCTGGATTAAGCTTTGAAATATAGACTGGATTGGTGAATTTGAGGCTTTTTCATTAGTTTATTTATGGTGAATTTTTGAGTTATGAATGTCAAATCTGGTTTTCTGCGAACGCTAACACAGCAGCAACTTGCTTCCTCTATTAGAATTCTCcagtttgaattttgaaatggaaccaattttaaatgaaactttggtcctaatactttaatttcataaaaatttagaattgttAGAGTTGTGGTTTTAAAGATTTGGATTTTCAAAGAAAGATGTATTATGCAGTAAAAGTCAGGTTTGTTTTCTAAGTCAGTAACTTTGAGgctttatatttttaaatctgATTGATATTGAGATGCAACCAATTGTGAGGTGAAAGTTAGTATGTTTAGTATATATGATTCAAATTTCAGGGTTTTCCATGTTTTAATAAGTGAGTTATGGAACTTGGAAGAGGTTGTGTTCAATGATTTTAAAACAGAATTCTGCAGAAAATTACCTAACTTCCAAGCTACGTAACTCCTTCATTAAAAATGGTATAACCCTGGAACCAATTGAGAAAGAAATTTGGATGAGTTATGTTTAACCACATTAATTTTGAAGGtagttggatttaatttggattttatATGAAATTTCGAATGTTGATGCTGCTGCTGTTTTCTGGTTTTAAAACACTGCAGAGCAGTCACGGTTTTGCTTATTCCTGAAGCTAGAGTCAGcgaaaaaattatgaattttgaTTTAATAGAAAGTAATTCGAGACGGTCGCATGGATATAAAGTTTGCGTGATTCCGAATtcatttgatattttaaaaacaaaatggaATCAGGCTGCCAAGTTGTGTTGGCAATTATTTTGGAGAGGAATTTAAGAAATAGATTTTCTATACTATTATCAAATGTTGTTGAGAATATATATTATTGTGGCAACTGCTGAAAAAGGGCTGTGATTTGTTGAGAAAGAGGGAACCCGTAAGGGTGGTTAAGcccgagttttaggggaggtgttGCCGGAATTTTGTAAAATCTGAGGTTTTACTTGAAAAAGTTATTTTAGAAGGTTTGAATTTAGAAAGTTatgttatttaagttttatcTATTGATTAAAGTATTATGTATGGgctgaatttattatgaaaacaattttatttaggtaagaaaagaattatactattttgaatttgaattaccAATGTTTATGTTCaagtttgaattatttataaaagaagttatgttttgagatttattcAATATAAAGGGAGTTATGCCTGGGGTTGGAAATAAAGGATTACTTTTTAGAAGTTTAATGATTATATAATATTTGAACTTGAATGATAAAGAGAGATGGTTTTTGAGTCCTTGGGAGTTAGTAAACTTGAAAAAGAGTTTTATTTAGTTACTTTTAGTAAGAGGGTGATGTTTTGGAAATTATTTAGCGAATCtaaaataaatgatttttttgagtcttttgaaagaaaattaaactagAAAGTGGTTTTAAAATTGGTTTGAGTTAAGAGGTTGTAAAAGTGGAAGTCATAAGGTTTGTACAACATGATTGaataaagaaagagagagatattgTGTAAGAATATGTAACTAGaaatgaataatgagaatgataacTTATGATGATAATTACACTGATTCTTTTGAGGAAAGATATTCAGTTTATGAAATTATTGGCAAGGGCGTGGGTTTTGTCCCGCTTGCgtatttatgattataaaagagaataaaaagcaGAGGACCTGTTGAAAGGTCATTTGTTGCATTATGGCAACTCCTGAGATATTTGTGTGATGATCTGCTGCGTGagggcagtcagatagatggtggtgcgaccactgagaacgctttcctgcgGTACAGATCCATATTTTAATTCTGtaaggcagaggggttatttcctgctacagaagtaccgtgaccacctgttccatttctgtagtggcagaggggttatttcctgtatacagaaggtgtgtcggcatacaaccctgcaatggcagatgtgttatttcctgcgtgcagtggaccctgtggtggcagaggggttatttcctgtacacaggggtatagccaacaggaaagccttacccagacagaggttgctgggtaacgtcgggagcgggtatgtaaccgacaaatgagctcattacctgcactaggggctagacatgcatcatccttgtgtgtgcatttgcatttgattgggTTTGCTCGTTGTACTTCTCTGTGATCGTGCTGTCTGCCTTGCTGTGACTTGTTTGTGTGTTGAATTGAATCTCTTGTTAGTGCTAGTAGTTGGTGAATGTATGATGATGATTAAGAATTgatgttgtgattgaaaattaACTATGTGGTTGAAAAATGTTTAAAGTGACCAGttttatattttggaatttGTTTTGAGCTTAGATTTTTTGAAGAGGTAAATAATTAGTAAAGTAAAACCAAAAGAATAGTATTTTCAAAAAGAGTTTGACAAAAATATAGTTTCCTTgagtatattaattatttgcattctatttcattacttttacggcattcccattccctactgagaacgtgtggtttgttctcaccccaaaatcttccaccctttcagtgacacaggttcgaaGACTCCGTTTGAAGCTGCGGGAGATTATAGAATTTACTTATGAGTTAAGTTACTTCCATAGAAGTTCCCTCGCTCTTATTgcttaacatttttattttatacagagggataggaattgtatgtgagttttatttgaaatcttttgtatgacagatattattattaataattatgtgattattattacttggtgaTGCTTGCTATATGATTTTAAAtctcaaaaacaaaattttctggtatttttACTAAAACTGGATCGCAATATCGAACTAGAGGctcaatagtaaatagttaataaaggaaagcaggttggtaacgccttactttcggtacgatcatgacgttctggaagttgggtcgttacaagtttagcttagttttggagggaaagttagtttgtagagagagaagctctcacttctctctaaaattaggattaggttagaTCTAGATTAGGctctcttagatctaggtttaattcatgctttgatttactttttcttttgtaattcttcttctcctacaTCTCTTCTTTCTAGTTTAgcatttaattcttgtaattctctacttttatgttgatgcacttttgtttcttctattttccttttatgcaatttgagtaattcatgtagatcttgttcatttgatttattgttgtttaattccttgcaattttactatgcttttcttttgtgccttccaagtgtttgtaAAAATGATTGGtaggattttagagtagaatttatgctcttggcttggaaaggtaacttaggaactcttgagtcactaatgtccaagtgattgatgattgggaaccattgactctagttctcattaattcaattagtggagagctaggatttatggactaggattgatatagctcatttaactttcctttactactagttagaggatgacttaatgggattgatccttgccaattctcatgttgtggttagtgattaggatagagatcattgaccaccaacccttgccacgacctttgttagttgttagtttattttccttgtCATTCACATTTCTTATCTCTCATCCACGACCAGggattgcaatggtgttatgttattggttattgtatatatgtaaaTAGTGTGAATAGCTTGactttttttttggattgcttgttggtttttgttagttttaagatttgattttctttgtttcttattaacttttgattttgttttctcttttcatcatgaattctcactttggctatgagtgtgattacaactatgttgtaggaagtggTGATTACAATGAAGagatgtatcaaggatgggacaaccaaaggtgggaggagccatatgcatatgatcaatcctcatggcaacaacctccaccaatgcactatggaGAAGAgtcattctatgatgcataccaatctaatggctatggtgaatctccttgtgactttcaagaaccaccaccatatgcctatgagtcatatcctcaacacAGCCcccaaccatactcacaagcctcttctcaccaaacacctccatatgaccttAATCCATATCCACCAAACACCAAATAGAGTGTATAAGTCTTGTGTATTGTTTGATTGTCttggatggatgtgaatgttTGTTTGACTGGATTATTGTTGGGTTTTGTGAAACGGACTATTTTTTAAGTGTTTCTCTAAAGTAGTTTCTTTAAAGTgttgaaattgattttaatcCGTTGGAATTGGATTTGAGGTTGAATTGGTTTTCTTGAAATGTGAAAATGGTATAAAATTTTGGATTGATGAccggatattttatacgttttttgtcatcattttcatataattttcattatgttttgcttaagttttattatgtttcataggttttagtaaaaaattcaccttttggattctactttgagtttgtgttttatggtgattttaggtattttctggctgaaattgaggagtttgAGCAAAAGTCTAATTCAGAagcagagaaagcactgcagatggtGTCAGGATCTGACCTTCATGTACTCGAACgagcttttctggagttacagaggtccaaatggcACACTCTcaatggctatggaaagctaacatctaggaacttccagaaatatataatagtctatactttgctttggaaatgaaggcccaaaactggcgttcaacgccagccacTAGCCCTATTCCTGGCGTCCAGCACCCACAGGGGAGCagctggcgtccaacgcccagAATGGAGTCCCTAGCTAGCATTCAATGCCCTTAAGGGATACTAGCTCGTGAGAAACACTCAAACTCAgtccaaacactcaccaagtgggccctagaagtggattttcacACTACAAGACTTGTTTATCTTATTTCTGTAATTCCTAGTTAGcagattagtatatatatatacaagagtTCACCCTTGTTAGGGGACTCTTGCCCATTTTTACTTTTTCCATTGTATTTTCGAACAGCatgagtcactaacctcctaaggttaaggttaggagctctgctgagtttCATGGATCAATAGTATTACTATTTTCATTCAATATGTATGATTCTATTCTCTTATGCAACCTCGTTCTTCATCTCATAAATTGAGGGTGACATGTGACAATCACCCATGTTCTATATGAGTTCCGTGCGATTCCTGGCCCGTATAGCATTGAACTAAAGCTAGAGAATATATTGCGGATTTCAATAGAGCATCTGAGCAACtttggatatgtgacatataatcccatTGACTATGGGTGCGTGAAGTTTCTGTGGCGTTAAGGCTAGAGCCAAAGAAGTAACACTTTCTTATCCGGAGGATCTGCCTTGTTTGTGGCACCTTGAGTAGGATTGTGAAGGGGAGTAGACTGCTTAGAGCTTTATCTTCTGCTACAGTGAGAAACCTGGAGGTggcttgatgagaggacatgagtcaTCTCAATGTGGTAGATTGCTGTAGTAGAGGAGGTTAACTTGATGAGAAGACATGAGTTAATCACTTATGGCTTCCATTGAAGGAATTAGAAGGTtattgaagaagacagtaagaaaagttaatccggaaagacaaagcatctccgaaGCCTCAACCGTTCTATCACCATTGAATTCCTATCTACTTAGTAACGTTCTATTTATCAGTTTTATATGCTTTTCATGACAAACTATAATTTCTATCTGTCTAACTAAGATCTGCAAGGTGTCCACTGCTTGCTCAAACCAataatcttcgtgggatcgacttTGACTCACCTCAGGTATTACTTtgacgacccggtatacttgtcGATCTATCTGTGCGAATTCTGCGGAGCCAGTTTCGTGCACCGTGGATCCAACTTGACTTTTAactgatttggttttgaacccGTTGGAGAAGGTTGCAGATTGGTTTGCTTGGGACCCgtaaagggtggcaaagtccaagttttagcaGAGGTGCTGCTGAAATTCCTATAAAATCCAAGTCTTTATTTGAAAtgttatttgaaaatttatgAATTTAAGGCCTTTACTACTTTACTTGGAGAATTGTGaatttaatacttttattatctTTACTTGAATAATTTATGAAAGCGATGAAATTATACtttgaaaataattattgaagAGAGAATTATGACTTCGCCTTGTTTCCtaagaaaaatattatgtttTTGGGTGCAAGTCATTCGAAAGAGATTTATGCTTTAAGGCTGTTTTAAAGTTGAAAAGggtttatgtttttttaatttaatttaaagatTTTTATTTG
This window contains:
- the LOC130974974 gene encoding uncharacterized protein LOC130974974 isoform X2, translating into MLLLLTGGAKLLPLLLWDDMAAIKVVVDECSIPNFYGFRLTEWQRGYFLYTEGVSAYNPAMADVLFPACSGPCGGRGVISCTQGYSQQESLTQTEVAG
- the LOC130974974 gene encoding uncharacterized protein LOC130974974 isoform X1 yields the protein MLLLLTGGAKLLPLLLWDDMAAIKVVVDECSIPNFYGFRLTEEVVITMKRCIKDGTTKGGRSHMHMINPHGNNLHQCTMEKSHSMMHTNLMAMVNLLVTFKNHHHMPMSHILNTAPNHTHKPLLTKHLHMTLIHIHQTPNRVYKSCVLFDCLGWM